In Rhodococcus qingshengii JCM 15477, the sequence CATGCGCATACGCCCACACGGGATGGATGTCTCCGACGGAACGGGAGGGGTCGGCCAAGAATTGCTGGCCCAACAGAATGAAGGGCTTGTCCGGCATCTGACCCCGCACGGTCTGGCGTTCGACAGCAGCAGTTTGCGAAATCGTCCCGGACAGATGCAGGGTGCCGGCCTTGCGGGCGTGCGGATTCGTCCACGGCACGACGCTTCCGTCGGAATCACCACGCACGGCGTAGTCGACCTTGTAGGCGGCGGTGCCGTAGCGGAATTTGCGGTAGGCCCGGGCAATGCGGTCGGGCTGCCGGCCGTCGAGCAGGCGCCCGGCCGCATCGGGGGCGATGTCGAGCATGACGATGTCGTAGTCGGCGATCTGGGAGTAGTTGGTGACCCAGTTCCCGGTTTCGATGGTGCCACCGAGGCTGCGCAGAATCGACGCGAGCGCCGCAGCAATTGATCCTGAACCACCCTGCGCCACAGGCCAACCGTGAGCATGAGCGGCCGCAGTGAGCATCGAGCCGACAGCACTGGAGAGTGGAAGGGTCAGCGTCCCGAACATGTGCGCCGCGACGCCACCGAACAGTGCCCGCGCCTGTGGGGTCTTGAACATCCGAGCGAAACCCGTCGCGGGAAGCAGAGCACCTGTCCCGAAACGGGCGAGCATCAGCGGGTGCTTCGGGAGATGCACGATCGGCTTGAAGACGTCTTGCACCAACTCGTCGAAGTTCTCGGCGAGGTATCCGAAGACGTCGAGCCAGCGCTTGCCGTCGACACCCAGTCCCTCAGCGGTCCGGTTGATGTCGCGCCACAGAACCCCGGCGGTGCCGTCGTCGAGTGGATGGACCAGATCGATCTCGGGCCACAGCCACGTCAGGCCATGTTTGGCGAGCCCGAATTCGCGGTCGAGGGCCTTGAAGTAAGGAGAAGCCAAAGCGGTGGGATGGAAGGCGGAGCAATCGTCGTGGACGAGTCCGTCGACTATGTATTCGCTACTGCGGGTGCCACCGCCGATCTTGTCCGCACCCTCGATGACATGGACGTCGATTCCGGCGCGGGCGAGTTCGATCGCCGCCGCGAGACCGTTGGGACCACTGCCTACCACTACTGCTGTTGTCATTTGCTCTTCGCCACCCGTCTTCTCAAGGGTGAGCCTACGGAAATTACAGCGATGGCATTCTGCGAGCAAACAATTCAGGCCTAGACCTTGGTTGATCGATCAACTTTTGTTACAGTTCGAGGCGCACTGGCCGCAGCTGATTTTCATCGCTGCGGCCAGTTGTTGCATTCATCGCCCATCGCGCCTGTTTC encodes:
- a CDS encoding phytoene desaturase family protein — protein: MTTAVVVGSGPNGLAAAIELARAGIDVHVIEGADKIGGGTRSSEYIVDGLVHDDCSAFHPTALASPYFKALDREFGLAKHGLTWLWPEIDLVHPLDDGTAGVLWRDINRTAEGLGVDGKRWLDVFGYLAENFDELVQDVFKPIVHLPKHPLMLARFGTGALLPATGFARMFKTPQARALFGGVAAHMFGTLTLPLSSAVGSMLTAAAHAHGWPVAQGGSGSIAAALASILRSLGGTIETGNWVTNYSQIADYDIVMLDIAPDAAGRLLDGRQPDRIARAYRKFRYGTAAYKVDYAVRGDSDGSVVPWTNPHARKAGTLHLSGTISQTAAVERQTVRGQMPDKPFILLGQQFLADPSRSVGDIHPVWAYAHVPHGYPGDATEAITRQIERFAPGFRDRIVGVHVRNVPQMQAYNPNYVGGDISAGANTARQIIARPRFGLDPYATGAPGVYLCSSATPPGGGVHGMGGFNAARAALKARG